The nucleotide window ttgggttttttttttttttttttttttttggtttttttgccacacccatagcatatggaagttcccaggccagggattgaacccatgccacaacagtcacccaaaccactgcaatgacaatgctagatccttaacccaatgtgcacAAGAGAAACTGCTCCCACcaagtactttaaaaatacagcCAGGTTTAATCTTGTTTGAGTATTGTTTGaatattctttgttctttcttagaGACTTTTCTATCTTCTATCATACAGTGAATAGAATTACAGATTACATGTCCATGGATATAATAGATATTTGTATTTACAGAAACAGTTGTTTCTAATTCTTTAACTAGAATGTTCTcaataactttctttttaaatttggttcAGTTTGATGCCAAGCTAGCAAGAGTTCAAACTAAAGCAAAACCATATCCAGATTCTACTGTTCTGCCACACAGTATCTACAGAAGGGTATGTGAGTTTTTCTTCCATGgctgttgctttaaaaaataaattattttagtctGCTTCCACAAAATTATCTAGTATTTACTAACAATATACTTaagttttccttaaaatatatcaCACAATCAGAAAGatgttacatttttaataatctttaaaagtcACTTATAATTTAAACTAGAAATCTTAGTAGTAAATTAAAACATTAGAGAAGTCCTCTAACTCTTTGGACTATCTAAAGAATTTCATATTTGAACTACAGCTGACTTACTATTTTGGAGTTATTTAAGCACTCAGCAGATTTCTTCTTGTTCAACTCTTCCTTATTTATGGTTTTTAATTTCAAGCTATGTAGGGAGAAAGGAACAAACTAAAACTGTGTTAATGCATGTTTTCGTACCCTTATTTTATCCCCATTAAATCCCACAAAAATAAGAGTATAGATCTTTCAAAATATGGTATCTTTTTTAATACCTACTTCTCCTTAAACCAGAAGTAagcttttgctgttgttttgttgtttcattttcttaatctTATTATTTCTGAATTTCAATAACAAAATTTTTCTGCTCCATTTAGAAGCTTCAACatcttcaagaagaaaaaaacaaggagatTGCAATTCTTCGTAATACCATTCATGACTTAGAGCAACGCCTCTCTGTCAGCAAAGATTCTCAACTTAAACTCGTTGGCAAAGATTCTCACTTTAAGCGTAGACGGTTTTGAATATAGAAGTAAATTTATTAGTtgctattttctttaaaagcagttgaaaattcatttctgttgacaAATAACATACTACCTAAGtaataacaacaatgacaacaaaaagacaacttcaaaCTGTTTTATTGAGTTTAAACATAGCCATACTTTTGCCAATTGTGTACTGCATTCTTGCTTAATAGTATTAACCATGAAAGAGTTCAGGTTTATAGGACTTAGTTTACCTAATGAACCATCATTGACTATGGAAATACTTTCTAAGCCATCAAGAGATAAACAACATTCTTTTATCTCTTCCTATCTTCCACAACTGGCAATCTCAAATTTTAAAGAGTATGATACAATACtagataaagaaaacaagataTAAGGCTTCATTCTGATGTGATAGTAAAAATCAAGGTATGAGTCTTAgatataaaaaagtataaatggatatttaaaatataatcatagcAAAATATTCATGTGTAAGTATTTCTGGATCTGAAAAGATAGAATTCACTGTTCTTTAAAGGTTTGATCTGTTAAAAACATAAGATTAAGAAGACAAAGGTAATATTGTTTTGagaaataagtaaagaaaaaaaatggaaaacatgtcTTTGTTGTTCTTCCTCCATTCTAAATTGCCAACTATCCAACAGAAACCCCTAGGTCATAGTTTACGTTTCTGTTCTCATTAATGCAAGTAGAAtgctggagaaagaaaaagaaaaacacattaacCAAATGCTGCAGTCACCTTTCGGTTGCCCTGTAATAAAAATATGGTTTGGGTCAAAATTTCtttgacttaaattttaaaatgtggaagcCAATATAGTAGATTTCTCCATGTTTGCACAAATCCAATTCCAATTCCAATAGTAATTTTGGATCACTATTAATTAGGTGGCTTATAAAAATGCTGGAAATATAATGGTCTAGACTGACTTGGGGAGTATatccaatttaaaatatttaatttgaaggTCATTTTCACCTTCCTGCCTTATTTTTTCAACTTCATTTGGTGCTAGCTTCTGCGGGGTTGAGCTGCTGACTTGCCTGTCAGGCAGCTGGAGGCAAACGTCACTGTCAAGATTCAATGACGTTCTCCTCTGCCAGAAGGCCCTGTCAGCTACATAAAGAAGGGAGGTTTTCTCCACACTGTCAGGTGACTGCAGACTCTGTTTTTTCAAATATCAGATGTCGACAGTGTCAGCATCAACTTCTCAGAGCTGACTCTGAATTTTTGGGAAATTTGCAGAGTAACTGACTTATGCATCCCCTTCGTCAGAGCTTTTTCTGTGGAAGAGAAAGTTGTAAACTTTCACTTCCTGCTGGCATATCTCAGTTCTCAGAGTGACCCTGTCTTTGGTGACCCTTGTGCCCATGATGGTGATGAAGACCTGAAGGAGGGGGCTGCTCAGGAGTGTCTGGCGCTTCTGGTTTCGGATGCTCTGAAAGATGACCGTTCCCAAGATGCTGGTGCccgtgatggtgatggtgatggcgATGGTGATGGTGATCATGATGGTGATGAGGCTGTGGAGCCTCAGTTGTTTTTTCCTCAGTAGCCAAATATACGTTTTTACAAAAGTCTTCATCTTTCAGGGTctggaataaatttaaaaaccactTAACAAATCAACAGATTTATCAAGACTGCATAAAAAAGATTTGTAGAATTAACATGAAATTCAAACTAGTTACTTGGGATTTAACTGGCTTTGTTTTTCCTAGCAtcatattaatgaaaaaaaaattagatgtcaATCTCAACAcatagatattttattaaaatttggcCCCCATCCATATCTAATTATATAGTGCTTCATGTGCAAAATTTGCATTTAACCAGACTCCTCAAGCATCTGACAAATGAGTCAATATTAGTGTTTCgaaaatagataaaaaagaatgtcataCAATTACAGTTTTAACAGTTCACCTAAGCTTCTATACTAGTTAAATAAGCAGCAGaattcaaattttcctttttttatcaaGATCATTTCCCAAATTTTTAAGAATTCGGAGGAAGAATTTGAGAGATACATAAGGCTTAAAAGAAAAGCCAACCGCTGTATTTATGTCTGcagaaacaaaactaaataaacagGTTAAAATAACTTAAACTGATTACAATAAAGTCAAACAACTATCAAATCCTAAAATCAGTTTACCTGCTGGAACCTTTCACACCTATGTCACTAATGCATCTAATCTAATATTCCATTCTGAAACAAACAAATTCCTCCCTGATAATTAAAAACTGCCAATAAACTGTTCAAAATCAATAGTTTTTTTATATctcggcctttttttttttttctttttagggccacaccagtggtatatggaagttcccaggttaggggttgaatcagagctacagctgccagcgtgtgccacagccacacaagatctgagtcatgtctgcgacgtacaccacagcttacggcaagactggatccttaacccactgagtggggccagggatcaaacccgtgtcctcatggatactagtcaggatgaTTACAGCTGAGCTGCAAGGAGAATTCCTTTACCTCAGCTTTGCTAGGAAATTTTTTGAACTTCACCAAAGCTTTAGTAATGTGTTTCTACTATAATGCTGTTAGCTGAAAGCAGCAAGTTACTGCCCATTTTTGCTTGAGCTTAATATTCCATGATGCATAAATCTAGTTCTTTGATTTGCTGAAAATCTTTACTGTTTTCTGTGCCTACAGGTCATAGACTCAAAGCTCATAGATAGGGCAATGCAATATTAAACTTCCAACGAAATAAAGTTACAAAATCAACTTGACCAAAGACTCACTAAGTGACATGGTTTGGTATTTGGTTGTTTCTAAATTACCTTTGAGAACCTAATagtgtttaattaaaaataaaaaattttctatgTGTTTATACTATGTAATCTTCTAAATGTTCATAGattaaacaaagataaataactATAGTAGTATTCTGATTAGTTCCAAAAACCCAATTACTATATTTCACTGATTctacaatgtatttttttcacattttagtatatttaagGTTGGCATGCATCTTACTATTAATACTGTTTATAGCATTGTTTCTGCCTGTTTCAATATAACTAGGTATATTTACAACTattaagcatttgaaaaaatgcaGAATACTGAAAGACTTCCAAAATATGAGGAATCAATATAGTTAACATTCATTAAGCACATCGTATGAGCCTGATATTGAATTATCTAGCTCATAATTAACTATTGAATTAGTCCTTTATCTCCATTACCTCCATCTCCTCACCTGTGAAAGCAGTAAAATAACCCTCGTAGGattattatgaaattaaaatgtgaaaaatgacataATTAGAGTAACTAACCCATTGAGCTTCTTAATTAAGTGATTCATTAAAAACTGAATGGCTTTTCTTAGAGCTGGGAAAAATCTAAAGGAAGTACAGCTcacaaacaaactttaaaattatttttaaacctgaGTTCATATTTTGCCAACTTGTTCTATCAAGGAAACATTGTTtggaattattttccttctcaataTGAGGAAGAAACAAATCTACTTAATGTAAGCTAAGATCAATTCCTTGAGTATCTTTTCTATAAACAATATGTAATAtagtttttcataataaataaatattcttatggTTAGtaggaaagaaatgacaaaaattaatgagtaaaaaagttatttcatgtgAAATTAAGGCAGCAATTCCAACTGCATTGTGTAAGGGCTTCACAGAAAAGCTCATAGTTTACACTCTTGGTAAATTAAGTAGTAGATTCCATTTCAGATAATGCCATGGATAAACTTTGCTGTCGCCATGCTCTTGTTTGAACACATTCAGAATGTTACAATAATGTAGTTTACATTggctgaattcctttttttttttgtctttgtctttttagggccccacccacagcatatggaggttcccaggctagggggtctaatcagagctacagctgcctgcccataccacagccacagcaacatgggatccgagctgtgtcttcaacctacaccacagctcacagcaatgctggatccttaacccactgagcaaggccagggatcgcacctgcctcctcatggatactagtcaggttctttaaccactgagccatgatgggaactcctacatcagcTGAATTCTTTAAGTCCTCACACTCATGCAACATCATTTGGTGGTAACTGAGATATGTAATCtacattgatttttgttttctaaactcATTCTAGATAAATGCAACAATATGGATcttgaaaagatgttttaaagtaCATGTTACATAACAGGAAGTATGTGTTGTTATAAAAATTACTGTTATCAGTAATTAcgaataacaataacaaaactaCTCTTATCTTGGGTAGCTTTTAGTACACCAAGAGAAACACTGGTTAGCTAACTAGTCATGAAGCACTAACTTAGATAGCTCTTAAAAGATTTCCTCTTTACTCCCAgccaaaataattaagaaaaatacctTGAGAGAGCAGTTTCCACATTTATTTTCACAGTAAACAGTCTTAATGGCTTCTTCTACATATGGGAAAGTTAAGAAGGAATAAGGCAAACCAAGATGATATACAAGGAGGCCgcatctaaaataataataataataatacaatgtcATGACAACATTTGTTCTATCATAATTCTACTTATATACTATCTGAGACAGGGATTATAGGTTTAACAGGCTTATAATAACTAAGACCCTTTCATACCTTCAGTAAATTTCCTTGAATGGGGTCTTAAGTTTCCTGGCACTATATACCTGGTCAGGTCCTGACAAAACTATTGTGAGTCTTAACACAAGcatttttgaaatgtgaaataGATATGTCACAATAAAGAATGTAAAAACTGTGTAGTATAATTATTATGACTTGGTCAAATACAATTTTGACTTATAAATTCTATCAACGCTCAAACCACTGACTTATCATAAATTGGGCTCCACAAATCACATGCTCCTTCATAACTGTTAGGGCAGCACAAATTTCACACAATAAGAAAtcatagcataataaaaagatcCTCAATCAAGTCTTGGCCAGTAGcccactgattaaaaaaaaaaaaatctgatgcaacaaaaatttttacaacgaaagaaacaaaatcataacACTTGGCATTTTCAGATATAGTGGAGCTGAAATGTCCTTCTTGCCCACAGTTTATCTtgtatatacaattttatatgaATATCAAAGGGTTATACTTTGCAacagaataaattaaaagtttgCAGCCTGATAAGAATGgtgtttcatattaaaaatatttagagtaaGGCTAAGTAGGGCTTAGGCCTAGGCAGAGCCAAAACAAAAAGTTAGCATCAACCAAAAATGTTGGTGATATCAAATAATGTATGCACTGATGTTCcttcaaaatataaatgttttattgtaCTTGATTCAAATTCAGTcacggcaaagtgattcaaaatCAAATCACAGCAAAATCAAATTGATTCACAGATTCAAAAGCAGATTCATGCAGATTATACCTAAATGATTAACTTTCTTTATAGTTCAAAAATGCAGGTATAACCTTAAAATTTAGTAATTAGATAAGATAAACAAGTAGTCAGCAAAGTATTCATCTGcaaaatttttgttataattgTATGTGATATAAAATTGATCCTTCTTTTTTAGTTTAATCAGAATACtaattttcaggggaaaaaagatatagtcaattttctttatttccctacCGGAATGGTGAATTCTTTTGTATGAAAGAAGTcatttcaaaaatcttaaaaCCTAACATTTTAATGGGCTCACTTTGAAACTGAGTATTTGGtaataaaacaaaagcagatgTTTTATTTAAATCACTTGTTATTAAATACGAAGCAGGCGTCCTTTAATCTGGAggtgtgcatgcatgtatgtacaCACCTGTCATATATGAGGAAGTcatctttatttccatttaagaGAGTCCAGACAtctgtttggttttcttcttgttgataAACAGGAATATGCTCTGAAACCTTACTTTTAAGATACACATATTTTAATTGAGAAGCAATTCCTTGATGATTAACAACAATGTAGGAGATGTTAGAATATCCTTCTTTCTCCAGTTTTACTCGCAGGTCTTCCAatctaaaatatttggaaaaaatacaaaaaaggaataatctcattttcttagtgatttctccctttctcctaactctgtatttttttaacatgaaatgcttttgttacttttttaCCTAGTCATACCTCttctttatattgttttaaaagactaaataacTGTTTTTAAAGACCACtggttttctaattatttttttgagCACTTAGACCCAGTTAAAACCATATGCCAAGTGCTTGCAcagacattatctcatttagtcctcaatTAATCCTatgaagtatatatatttttaatccagcTCACAATTACAGAGAATtgtacccaataaatatttggcaaataacctaacaaatatttatttataaatttgttaaaTGATTCAAgtcttttggtgtcaaatctagCATCCAATCTACTCTGGCAAAGCTCATGTCTCTCTGCTTCCTATTGAATAATGAGTCCATTTGCAAGAGTACATTTTAGAATTGTTTCATTacacaaataatatatatttagtagGGTATTATAAAATACAGGTAAcacaaaaaggagaagaaatttcCATAGCCCCAAGAAAACCACTGTAAACATCCTTCTaatcttctttttctaatgtttcatggaaacatatatagttttctttaaaaagtgacttaataaatatcttttttcacttttattttattttatgtatgcatATGTTTAATAACTATCCCTTTAAGAAATCCTAGGCCACAAGAAAACTGCCTTACCTGGATGCCTGCAGAATACACAGGTATCAGCTGGCCTGAAGAAGAGCAACCACAGTCACTGAACCATAGGAGTTCAGCATGGGGTCTTGGTCCTTTATGCTCCAGCCTGGAGGTTGCTCACAGAAGGAGCTTTTCCCCTGGCTCTCTGTTCCTCCCcaagagaggagacagagagccAGGGCCAGCCCCAGGCCTCTCCACATTGCTGGGGTCgtcctggaaaagagaaaaccttTCTGTATTTTCATGGATGACATCACAGTCAAAACTAGAAACTTCTATAATTCTACTTTCTACAAATAGCTAGCCAGTGGTTTCTATCTCTATGTTGTTGGGTTCATTATGTTGGGCCTCTTAGCATCAAATCTCCCTGTAAAGGGGAAAAGGTCAGCCAGAGGCAAGAAAGCTGTCAGAACACCTCTTAACTATCTGGCCTAGCAAGATACTTTAGCAGGCATGTTTCAGAGGTCTGCCTGAACAGGCAGCCAAGGATGTCTCTAAGAGAAGATACATGTTTAGGAAAATTTTGAGAATGTAGCCTCTACAACCAAGCATTctgcaaacattttttatttgaaacaCACCAAGTTCTAACTGCTTCTTTctattctcttctttctgttcttctaaTCTAAGAAAGGAAAGGGTAAATAGGAGATTGTGTACAGAAATGAAAAGTCAGCACGGAAACCCACGAAGAAAGGAGGTAGAGTAAGGCAGCCTGCTAACATGAAGAGATTCAGAAGTCATGCCTGCCAAAATGTTGCTATCACATCCAAGACAAAGATggaccaatggaaaaatgactgACCAGAAAGAAGTATTACAAGTCACGGGCCCCTGTACCATTTAAGACTCACTGAAATCTACACTGCCTACTTACTGGCTACCACTACTTTCAGGAAGTTCCTGAGACTAGATAGCATTTTCTTGGGTAAAAAGATGACCCCTCTTAAAGTTAACTACCTGATGAGAAATATTCCCAAAATAAGGGCCAGCACTCTCTGCAGAAAGGTACAAATAAAGCAAGGGAACCATAGACAGGCGGTAGGGAAAAGAAGAATACTTTCAGCAGAGacgagcagaaaaagaaaaatccccacATTTTAtgcaaacatttaatttttatttgagatCTACCAAGTTAATCAGTTAATCAGGCTCATTTTGATATGACAGTCTGTGTGGAGAGATAAGAACAAAATTCCAGATCTGAGAAGTTGGCACATCTTCAGGCACAGATCTgggatatttaaaaaaagtagaagtGGTTTTTTGCGGGGAGGGTACAGAACAGTGGAGGGAGGATAGGCAGTTAATAAGTTACTTAGACTGAGCCCAGAATTAAGAGGAAATAGAAAGGCTAAAATCAGATTGATTTGGGCTCTAATGCACTAGTAGATAtagttaaactttttaaaacctgATTACATTTCACATTATTTGACACCACAAAACCCCTAGCTATATAGAGTATCTTGATAAAAGCATAAccagagggagagaaataaagaggGAGGGGGGAATTTAAGAGAGgataaattaaatgatttattaagGCCATCCAAACTCTtctaatatctttaaaattctagttttaaaaaaggacagGCCATGTTTGGACTAACTCTAGGCAATTTCTTAGCATAGTTCTTATACTGAGGACATAATTATCCTTATTATAGCTACCATTTGTTAAGCATTTATAGAACGACATGCTGATGGCACTAAGCACTTTTTAATATCATGTCAGTCAGTCTTTGCATCTATGTGACAATTATCCCCTTTGCAATTGAGAAAATTACAGCTAAGAGAGAGAGCTTAGGCATCTTGCCCAAGTCCGCACAAGTACTGAATCACAGGAGAAACTGGATTCAAACCGGTTCTGCTAATTCCAAAACAAGACCTCTTAGCTACGGTTTTTAGACAGGTCAACTTTTAATAGCTCTAGGAGCCAGGATTTTTGCCCTAAGATGACAAAGAGAATGTCAAAATTATTCAAGATGTTTTGTTTCTTACTAGAATGGCTAGATTTCTCTGCTTTCTGGAATACACTTGGCAccgtcactttgccatacagtatACCATTCCGAATGGCTGAATAgtgaatataaatgaaaaggtTCTATCAcgtatttctcattttttttttaatgaaaaataactaaagCCATTGGCAGAGGATAGTGGATTATATTCAGATTTTCCTGTCACTGAATCAATAGGCTGTTCGGCTTTGTTTTCGTGAGCTCATTTTTTACATAATAAACTTCTGATTGATTACAGCTGTCAGGCAGCTGTATAAAATAGtgacaataaataagaaaattagattTCCTGGAAGGCAGTGCAATaacaattaaaatgtagttgTGAATTTCATTAATCTCACCACTTTCAATCACAAAACCTAGATTTGTTGGCCACATACAGACTTACATTTGTTTAAAATACCCCATCAGAAGGCAAAGTATGCACAATCTTTTTCCACCCTCTTCCCCTGAATTTCAGACTCCCATCTGAGGGTCCCACCTCACTCACCTGAAAACCACCTCACATTTAATCACAGACCACCTGATTCTGACACAGGTTTAACTCTTTCCAGGGTGATCATTTCCACACAGTGAACCAAACCTGCCCTCCCCTTTTGCTGCTGTTCTTTAATGCGAAACTGCTCACAATACCCTGGACGTTTCTACAGCACTGTGGAATGGCCATATTTCAGTCCTTGCTCTTCAAACCCATGGGCTATTTTTCCCCTTAAAGCTCTCACTCTGCCTTTCGTGGGAGATACGTAAGCGTGAACATACAATATTGCCCGTAAGACAGCACAACTTTTTGCAAAGTAAAAGTGTTCGATTTCTCCAGCCTCCATTGCCCCCATCTTCATCCTTAGCTGTGCAGAAGGCAGGGCAAAAATTAGCAAGAATTGTCAATGTGCCCACTGCCGGAGTTTAgactcttttgttctttcttcagtattacttttattttctttaccaatctttttttttttaaatctattctaaggACAGAAACATTTTATCAGACTCAAAAATCAAGTTATTTACCAAACTCTCAAGGAATCAATCATGAAAAACACAAAGTTCCTACTTACACGACCCCTTCCGACTAGcttgcttcctttctctttgctCAGCTCGGCAGCTCCACAAAGCCACAGCCAGAAACTTGGATATTTATAGTCCTGTTGTTTACCTCACTCTTCAGTCATAATCCAAAGTTCAGTGCCCGCTCAGGCGGTGACCTTGCAAGCAGAGCAAACCCCTGAAATGATTCTTataatcaactttttaaaaaagtagtaagCACTGCCAGGCATAAAATGGGGAGAAAGTTTTTTGGCAATTACAATTTTATTCCCTATCCTTTTCAGTCACCCCAGTGTCTAGGATTTAATGGTACAGTCTGGGGCGGGAGGAAGGGCTAAGGGTAAAGAAGGCCTCCAAGTCATGCTCTTTTCCAAACTATAATAGGGAAAAACATTTGCTGAGCCAGCAAGTTAAGCTGccgctttaaaaaaagaaaaaaaatttttttcttctgtttgtagTGGCCAGGTGCTAGCCTAACCCAAACTGTGAGCTTTGTCAGAAAAGTCATCTGCTCTTTCAAATCTTTCCTGTCTCCTATTGGTACAGATCTGCTAGGATTATTTTGCAGTGTTTAAAACCTGAATCTCTGTGGAATCTCACAGTAtctctgctcctttctttttcatttgaggAAATGAATAAGGAAATAGGGAGGGAAACCAGGCCTCATTCTTCTCATCACAGAAGTCCTGCTCCCTGGAAGATTTATGGATCTGACAgaaattttttaagtattaaaaaaaaaaaaaaacactttacaaATTTAAATACCACACAAATACAAGTTAGCTGTGATAGT belongs to Sus scrofa isolate TJ Tabasco breed Duroc chromosome 16, Sscrofa11.1, whole genome shotgun sequence and includes:
- the SELENOP gene encoding selenoprotein P precursor (The RefSeq protein has 15 substitutions compared to this genomic sequence); protein product: MWRGLGLALALCLLSWGGTESQGKSSFCEQPPGWSIKDQDPMLNSYGSVTVVALLQASUYLCILQASRLEDLRVKLEKEGYSNISYIVVNHQGIASQLKYVYLKSKVSEHIPVYQQEENQTDVWTLLNGNKDDFLIYDRCGLLVYHLGLPYSFLTFPYVEEAIKTVYCENKCGNCSLKTLKDEDFCKNVYLATEEKTTEAPQPHHHHDHHHHRHHHHHHGHQHLGNGHLSEHPKPEAPDAPEQPPPSGLHHHHGHKGHQRQGHSENUDMPAGSESLQLSLPQKKLURRGCISQLLCKFPKNSESALRSUCUHCRHLIFEKTESAVTUQCGENLPSLCSUQGLLAEENVIESUQURLPPAAUQASQQLNPAEASTKUSUKNKAGRUKUPSN